A region from the Canis aureus isolate CA01 chromosome 10, VMU_Caureus_v.1.0, whole genome shotgun sequence genome encodes:
- the KIF12 gene encoding kinesin-like protein KIF12 isoform X5 produces MEKRGSPDGDPARSLEQGPEGLEGPETPIQVVLRVRPMSAAELRRGEQSALHCSGTRTLQVSPPGGGPDVAFRFGAVLDGARSQEDVFRACGVRRLGELALRGFSCTVFTFGQTGSGKTYTLTGPPPQGEGVPVPPNLAGIMQRTFAWLLDRVQHLGAPVTLRASYLEIYNEQVRDLLSLGSARPLPVRWNKTRGFYVEQLRVVEFGSLGALMELLQMGLSRRRSSAHTLNQASSRSHALLTLYISRQTVSVPTWGSSWPGATHEGRPLDVQTNLGMRGDASSGPRGAPRWGEAVLCRPGWQREGGGHRIPRGADARGEQHQPQPAGPGSLHLPAAGPTAEAEPHPLPGQQAHQAARRLAGGTRAHPHGGLRVPFSPVPSRDSQHPAICEPSSAGHHSATGPQGEWRGQSPVAKQPPRLEIEMLQLQEENRCLRAQLGQIDPKASRLSGARVAWAQRNLYGMLQEFMLENERLRRLLCACYGPQPRPGPAPPCPCVMVPAAPCPALPPLCCCPCCHLCPLCRAPLAHWACPRRDFHLPQVMSPKAPGDMPLCAQPPPWAPPGNPGSAKCPRERSHSDWTQTRVLAEMLMEEEVVPSAPPLPMGTPNTPPVLRGEEEREGGGAAVPNLARRLEALRDQIGSSLRRGRGQPPPSEAARSPSRVLPPC; encoded by the exons GTGAGCCCCCCGGGCGGCGGCCCCGACGTGGCGTTCCGCTTCGGCGCGGTGCTGGACGGGGCGCGCTCGCAGGAGGACGTGTTCCGGGCGTGCGGGGTGCGGCGCCTGGGGGAGCTGGCGCTGCGGGG CTTCTCCTGCACCGTCTTCACCTTCGGCCAGACGGGCTCCGGGAAGACCTACACCCTGACCGGGCCTCCTCCGCAG GGCGAGGGGGTGCCCGTGCCCCCCAACCTAGCTGGCATCATGCAGAGGACCTTCGCCTGGCTGTTGGACCGCGTGCAGCACCTGGGTGCACCTGTCACCCTCCGGGCCTCCTATTTGGAGATCTACAATGAGCAG GTTCGAGACCTCCTGAGCCTGGGATCTGCCCGGCCCCTGCCTGTCCGCTGGAACAAGACCCGGGGCTTCTATGTGGAGCAGCTGCGGGTGGTGGAGTTTGGGAGTCTGGGGGCCCTGATGGAACTTCTGCAAATGG GTCTCAGCCGCCGTCGGAGCTCAGCTCACACCCTGAACCAGGCCTCCAGCCGAAGCCATGCCCTGCTCACGCTCTACATCAGCCGCCAAACTGTGAGTGTCCCCACGTGGGGAAGCAGCTGGCCCGGGGCCACCCACGAGGGTCGGCCTCTGGATGTACAAACCAACTTGGGCATGCGCGGAG ATGCCTCCAGCGGACCCCGGGGAGCCCCCCGTTGGGGGGAAGCTGTGCTTTGTAGACCTGGCTGGCAGCGAGAAGGTGGCGGCCACAGGATCCCGCGGGGAGCTGATGCTCGAGGCGAACAGCATCAACCGCAGCCTGCTGGCCCTGG GTCACTGCATCTCCCTGCTGCTGGACCCACAGCGGAGGCAGAGCCACATCCCCTTCCGGGACAGCAAGCTCACCAAGCTGCTCGCAGACTCGCTGGGGGGACGCGGGCTCACCCTCATG GTGGCCTGCGTGTccccttcagcccagtgccttcCCGAGACTCTCAGCACCCTGCGATATGCGAGCCGAGCTCAGCGGGTCACCACTCGGCCACAGGCCCCCAAGGTGAATGGAGGGGACAG TCACCTGTGGCAAAGCAACCCCCGCGTTTGGAGATTGAGATGCTGCAGCTCCAGGAGGAGAACCGTTGCCTGCGGGCCCAACTGGGGCAAATAGACCCCAAGG cctcaAGGCTCAGTGGGGCTCGGGTGGCCTGGGCCCAGCGGAATCTCTATGGGATGCTACAGGAGTTCATGCTGGAGAACGAGAGGCTCAG GCGCCTCCTCTGTGCCTGCTACGGTCCCCAGCCACGCCCTGGCCCGGCCCCACCGTGTCCCTGTGTGATGGTGCCAGCTGCCCCGTGCCCC GCCCTGCCAcccctctgctgctgcccctgctgccaCCTCTGTCCCCTGTGCCGAGCACCCCTGGCCCACTGGGCCTGCCCACGTAGGGATTTCCACCTGCCCCAG GTGATGAGCCCTAAGGCCCCAGGTGACATGCCCCTGTGTGCCCAGCCCCCGCCCTGGGCCCCCCCAGGCAACCCTGGCTCTGCCAAGTGTCCCAGAGAAAG GAGTCATAGCGACTGGACTCAGACCCGAGTCCTGGCGGAGATGCtgatggaggaggaggtggtaccctctgcaccccccctgCCCATGGGGACCCCGAACACACCACCAGTGCTGAGaggtgaagaagagagagagggag GTGGGGCTGCAGTTCCAAACCTGGCCCGGAGACTGGAGGCCCTCAGAGACCAGATTGGCAGCTCCCTGCGACGCGGCCGGGGCCAGCCACCCCCCAGCGAGGCTGCACGGAGCCCCAGCCGCGTCCTCCCGCCCTGCTGA
- the KIF12 gene encoding kinesin-like protein KIF12 isoform X6 has protein sequence MEKRGSPDGDPARSLEQGPEGLEGPETPIQVVLRVRPMSAAELRRGEQSALHCSGTRTLQVSPPGGGPDVAFRFGAVLDGARSQEDVFRACGVRRLGELALRGFSCTVFTFGQTGSGKTYTLTGPPPQGEGVPVPPNLAGIMQRTFAWLLDRVQHLGAPVTLRASYLEIYNEQVRDLLSLGSARPLPVRWNKTRGFYVEQLRVVEFGSLGALMELLQMGLSRRRSSAHTLNQASSRSHALLTLYISRQTVSVPTWGSSWPGATHEGRPLDVQTNLGMRGDASSGPRGAPRWGEAVLCRPGWQREGGGHRIPRGADARGEQHQPQPAGPGSLHLPAAGPTAEAEPHPLPGQQAHQAARRLAGGTRAHPHGGLRVPFSPVPSRDSQHPAICEPSSAGHHSATGPQGEWRGQSPVAKQPPRLEIEMLQLQEENRCLRAQLGQIDPKASRLSGARVAWAQRNLYGMLQEFMLENERLRKEKSQLQSSQARARDEQRLLAQQVHELERRLLCACYGPQPRPGPAPPCPCVMVPAAPCPVMSPKAPGDMPLCAQPPPWAPPGNPGSAKCPRERSHSDWTQTRVLAEMLMEEEVVPSAPPLPMGTPNTPPVLRGEEEREGGGAAVPNLARRLEALRDQIGSSLRRGRGQPPPSEAARSPSRVLPPC, from the exons GTGAGCCCCCCGGGCGGCGGCCCCGACGTGGCGTTCCGCTTCGGCGCGGTGCTGGACGGGGCGCGCTCGCAGGAGGACGTGTTCCGGGCGTGCGGGGTGCGGCGCCTGGGGGAGCTGGCGCTGCGGGG CTTCTCCTGCACCGTCTTCACCTTCGGCCAGACGGGCTCCGGGAAGACCTACACCCTGACCGGGCCTCCTCCGCAG GGCGAGGGGGTGCCCGTGCCCCCCAACCTAGCTGGCATCATGCAGAGGACCTTCGCCTGGCTGTTGGACCGCGTGCAGCACCTGGGTGCACCTGTCACCCTCCGGGCCTCCTATTTGGAGATCTACAATGAGCAG GTTCGAGACCTCCTGAGCCTGGGATCTGCCCGGCCCCTGCCTGTCCGCTGGAACAAGACCCGGGGCTTCTATGTGGAGCAGCTGCGGGTGGTGGAGTTTGGGAGTCTGGGGGCCCTGATGGAACTTCTGCAAATGG GTCTCAGCCGCCGTCGGAGCTCAGCTCACACCCTGAACCAGGCCTCCAGCCGAAGCCATGCCCTGCTCACGCTCTACATCAGCCGCCAAACTGTGAGTGTCCCCACGTGGGGAAGCAGCTGGCCCGGGGCCACCCACGAGGGTCGGCCTCTGGATGTACAAACCAACTTGGGCATGCGCGGAG ATGCCTCCAGCGGACCCCGGGGAGCCCCCCGTTGGGGGGAAGCTGTGCTTTGTAGACCTGGCTGGCAGCGAGAAGGTGGCGGCCACAGGATCCCGCGGGGAGCTGATGCTCGAGGCGAACAGCATCAACCGCAGCCTGCTGGCCCTGG GTCACTGCATCTCCCTGCTGCTGGACCCACAGCGGAGGCAGAGCCACATCCCCTTCCGGGACAGCAAGCTCACCAAGCTGCTCGCAGACTCGCTGGGGGGACGCGGGCTCACCCTCATG GTGGCCTGCGTGTccccttcagcccagtgccttcCCGAGACTCTCAGCACCCTGCGATATGCGAGCCGAGCTCAGCGGGTCACCACTCGGCCACAGGCCCCCAAGGTGAATGGAGGGGACAG TCACCTGTGGCAAAGCAACCCCCGCGTTTGGAGATTGAGATGCTGCAGCTCCAGGAGGAGAACCGTTGCCTGCGGGCCCAACTGGGGCAAATAGACCCCAAGG cctcaAGGCTCAGTGGGGCTCGGGTGGCCTGGGCCCAGCGGAATCTCTATGGGATGCTACAGGAGTTCATGCTGGAGAACGAGAGGCTCAG gAAGGAAAAGAGCCAGCTGCAGAGTAGCCAGGCCCGGGCCCGGGATGAACAGCGCCTCCTGGCCCAGCAGGTCCACGAGCTGGAGCG GCGCCTCCTCTGTGCCTGCTACGGTCCCCAGCCACGCCCTGGCCCGGCCCCACCGTGTCCCTGTGTGATGGTGCCAGCTGCCCCGTGCCCC GTGATGAGCCCTAAGGCCCCAGGTGACATGCCCCTGTGTGCCCAGCCCCCGCCCTGGGCCCCCCCAGGCAACCCTGGCTCTGCCAAGTGTCCCAGAGAAAG GAGTCATAGCGACTGGACTCAGACCCGAGTCCTGGCGGAGATGCtgatggaggaggaggtggtaccctctgcaccccccctgCCCATGGGGACCCCGAACACACCACCAGTGCTGAGaggtgaagaagagagagagggag GTGGGGCTGCAGTTCCAAACCTGGCCCGGAGACTGGAGGCCCTCAGAGACCAGATTGGCAGCTCCCTGCGACGCGGCCGGGGCCAGCCACCCCCCAGCGAGGCTGCACGGAGCCCCAGCCGCGTCCTCCCGCCCTGCTGA
- the KIF12 gene encoding kinesin-like protein KIF12 isoform X8, which yields MQRTFAWLLDRVQHLGAPVTLRASYLEIYNEQVRDLLSLGSARPLPVRWNKTRGFYVEQLRVVEFGSLGALMELLQMGLSRRRSSAHTLNQASSRSHALLTLYISRQTVSVPTWGSSWPGATHEGRPLDVQTNLGMRGDASSGPRGAPRWGEAVLCRPGWQREGGGHRIPRGADARGEQHQPQPAGPGSLHLPAAGPTAEAEPHPLPGQQAHQAARRLAGGTRAHPHGGLRVPFSPVPSRDSQHPAICEPSSAGHHSATGPQGEWRGQSPVAKQPPRLEIEMLQLQEENRCLRAQLGQIDPKASRLSGARVAWAQRNLYGMLQEFMLENERLRKEKSQLQSSQARARDEQRLLAQQVHELERPWCWPAGCRHRRPVPSRRLLCACYGPQPRPGPAPPCPCVMVPAAPCPALPPLCCCPCCHLCPLCRAPLAHWACPRRDFHLPQVMSPKAPGDMPLCAQPPPWAPPGNPGSAKCPRERSHSDWTQTRVLAEMLMEEEVVPSAPPLPMGTPNTPPVLRGEEEREGGGAAVPNLARRLEALRDQIGSSLRRGRGQPPPSEAARSPSRVLPPC from the exons ATGCAGAGGACCTTCGCCTGGCTGTTGGACCGCGTGCAGCACCTGGGTGCACCTGTCACCCTCCGGGCCTCCTATTTGGAGATCTACAATGAGCAG GTTCGAGACCTCCTGAGCCTGGGATCTGCCCGGCCCCTGCCTGTCCGCTGGAACAAGACCCGGGGCTTCTATGTGGAGCAGCTGCGGGTGGTGGAGTTTGGGAGTCTGGGGGCCCTGATGGAACTTCTGCAAATGG GTCTCAGCCGCCGTCGGAGCTCAGCTCACACCCTGAACCAGGCCTCCAGCCGAAGCCATGCCCTGCTCACGCTCTACATCAGCCGCCAAACTGTGAGTGTCCCCACGTGGGGAAGCAGCTGGCCCGGGGCCACCCACGAGGGTCGGCCTCTGGATGTACAAACCAACTTGGGCATGCGCGGAG ATGCCTCCAGCGGACCCCGGGGAGCCCCCCGTTGGGGGGAAGCTGTGCTTTGTAGACCTGGCTGGCAGCGAGAAGGTGGCGGCCACAGGATCCCGCGGGGAGCTGATGCTCGAGGCGAACAGCATCAACCGCAGCCTGCTGGCCCTGG GTCACTGCATCTCCCTGCTGCTGGACCCACAGCGGAGGCAGAGCCACATCCCCTTCCGGGACAGCAAGCTCACCAAGCTGCTCGCAGACTCGCTGGGGGGACGCGGGCTCACCCTCATG GTGGCCTGCGTGTccccttcagcccagtgccttcCCGAGACTCTCAGCACCCTGCGATATGCGAGCCGAGCTCAGCGGGTCACCACTCGGCCACAGGCCCCCAAGGTGAATGGAGGGGACAG TCACCTGTGGCAAAGCAACCCCCGCGTTTGGAGATTGAGATGCTGCAGCTCCAGGAGGAGAACCGTTGCCTGCGGGCCCAACTGGGGCAAATAGACCCCAAGG cctcaAGGCTCAGTGGGGCTCGGGTGGCCTGGGCCCAGCGGAATCTCTATGGGATGCTACAGGAGTTCATGCTGGAGAACGAGAGGCTCAG gAAGGAAAAGAGCCAGCTGCAGAGTAGCCAGGCCCGGGCCCGGGATGAACAGCGCCTCCTGGCCCAGCAGGTCCACGAGCTGGAGCG GCCCTGGTGCTGGCCTGCGGGCTGTAGGCACAGACGCCCTGTTCCCTCCAGGCGCCTCCTCTGTGCCTGCTACGGTCCCCAGCCACGCCCTGGCCCGGCCCCACCGTGTCCCTGTGTGATGGTGCCAGCTGCCCCGTGCCCC GCCCTGCCAcccctctgctgctgcccctgctgccaCCTCTGTCCCCTGTGCCGAGCACCCCTGGCCCACTGGGCCTGCCCACGTAGGGATTTCCACCTGCCCCAG GTGATGAGCCCTAAGGCCCCAGGTGACATGCCCCTGTGTGCCCAGCCCCCGCCCTGGGCCCCCCCAGGCAACCCTGGCTCTGCCAAGTGTCCCAGAGAAAG GAGTCATAGCGACTGGACTCAGACCCGAGTCCTGGCGGAGATGCtgatggaggaggaggtggtaccctctgcaccccccctgCCCATGGGGACCCCGAACACACCACCAGTGCTGAGaggtgaagaagagagagagggag GTGGGGCTGCAGTTCCAAACCTGGCCCGGAGACTGGAGGCCCTCAGAGACCAGATTGGCAGCTCCCTGCGACGCGGCCGGGGCCAGCCACCCCCCAGCGAGGCTGCACGGAGCCCCAGCCGCGTCCTCCCGCCCTGCTGA
- the KIF12 gene encoding kinesin-like protein KIF12 isoform X4, with product MEKRGSPDGDPARSLEQGPEGLEGPETPIQVVLRVRPMSAAELRRGEQSALHCSGTRTLQVSPPGGGPDVAFRFGAVLDGARSQEDVFRACGVRRLGELALRGFSCTVFTFGQTGSGKTYTLTGPPPQGEGVPVPPNLAGIMQRTFAWLLDRVQHLGAPVTLRASYLEIYNEQVRDLLSLGSARPLPVRWNKTRGFYVEQLRVVEFGSLGALMELLQMGLSRRRSSAHTLNQASSRSHALLTLYISRQTMPPADPGEPPVGGKLCFVDLAGSEKVAATGSRGELMLEANSINRSLLALGHCISLLLDPQRRQSHIPFRDSKLTKLLADSLGGRGLTLMVACVSPSAQCLPETLSTLRYASRAQRVTTRPQAPKSPVAKQPPRLEIEMLQLQEENRCLRAQLGQIDPKASRLSGARVAWAQRNLYGMLQEFMLENERLRKEKSQLQSSQARARDEQRLLAQQVHELERPWCWPAGCRHRRPVPSRRLLCACYGPQPRPGPAPPCPCVMVPAAPCPALPPLCCCPCCHLCPLCRAPLAHWACPRRDFHLPQVMSPKAPGDMPLCAQPPPWAPPGNPGSAKCPRERSHSDWTQTRVLAEMLMEEEVVPSAPPLPMGTPNTPPVLRGEEEREGGGAAVPNLARRLEALRDQIGSSLRRGRGQPPPSEAARSPSRVLPPC from the exons GTGAGCCCCCCGGGCGGCGGCCCCGACGTGGCGTTCCGCTTCGGCGCGGTGCTGGACGGGGCGCGCTCGCAGGAGGACGTGTTCCGGGCGTGCGGGGTGCGGCGCCTGGGGGAGCTGGCGCTGCGGGG CTTCTCCTGCACCGTCTTCACCTTCGGCCAGACGGGCTCCGGGAAGACCTACACCCTGACCGGGCCTCCTCCGCAG GGCGAGGGGGTGCCCGTGCCCCCCAACCTAGCTGGCATCATGCAGAGGACCTTCGCCTGGCTGTTGGACCGCGTGCAGCACCTGGGTGCACCTGTCACCCTCCGGGCCTCCTATTTGGAGATCTACAATGAGCAG GTTCGAGACCTCCTGAGCCTGGGATCTGCCCGGCCCCTGCCTGTCCGCTGGAACAAGACCCGGGGCTTCTATGTGGAGCAGCTGCGGGTGGTGGAGTTTGGGAGTCTGGGGGCCCTGATGGAACTTCTGCAAATGG GTCTCAGCCGCCGTCGGAGCTCAGCTCACACCCTGAACCAGGCCTCCAGCCGAAGCCATGCCCTGCTCACGCTCTACATCAGCCGCCAAACT ATGCCTCCAGCGGACCCCGGGGAGCCCCCCGTTGGGGGGAAGCTGTGCTTTGTAGACCTGGCTGGCAGCGAGAAGGTGGCGGCCACAGGATCCCGCGGGGAGCTGATGCTCGAGGCGAACAGCATCAACCGCAGCCTGCTGGCCCTGG GTCACTGCATCTCCCTGCTGCTGGACCCACAGCGGAGGCAGAGCCACATCCCCTTCCGGGACAGCAAGCTCACCAAGCTGCTCGCAGACTCGCTGGGGGGACGCGGGCTCACCCTCATG GTGGCCTGCGTGTccccttcagcccagtgccttcCCGAGACTCTCAGCACCCTGCGATATGCGAGCCGAGCTCAGCGGGTCACCACTCGGCCACAGGCCCCCAAG TCACCTGTGGCAAAGCAACCCCCGCGTTTGGAGATTGAGATGCTGCAGCTCCAGGAGGAGAACCGTTGCCTGCGGGCCCAACTGGGGCAAATAGACCCCAAGG cctcaAGGCTCAGTGGGGCTCGGGTGGCCTGGGCCCAGCGGAATCTCTATGGGATGCTACAGGAGTTCATGCTGGAGAACGAGAGGCTCAG gAAGGAAAAGAGCCAGCTGCAGAGTAGCCAGGCCCGGGCCCGGGATGAACAGCGCCTCCTGGCCCAGCAGGTCCACGAGCTGGAGCG GCCCTGGTGCTGGCCTGCGGGCTGTAGGCACAGACGCCCTGTTCCCTCCAGGCGCCTCCTCTGTGCCTGCTACGGTCCCCAGCCACGCCCTGGCCCGGCCCCACCGTGTCCCTGTGTGATGGTGCCAGCTGCCCCGTGCCCC GCCCTGCCAcccctctgctgctgcccctgctgccaCCTCTGTCCCCTGTGCCGAGCACCCCTGGCCCACTGGGCCTGCCCACGTAGGGATTTCCACCTGCCCCAG GTGATGAGCCCTAAGGCCCCAGGTGACATGCCCCTGTGTGCCCAGCCCCCGCCCTGGGCCCCCCCAGGCAACCCTGGCTCTGCCAAGTGTCCCAGAGAAAG GAGTCATAGCGACTGGACTCAGACCCGAGTCCTGGCGGAGATGCtgatggaggaggaggtggtaccctctgcaccccccctgCCCATGGGGACCCCGAACACACCACCAGTGCTGAGaggtgaagaagagagagagggag GTGGGGCTGCAGTTCCAAACCTGGCCCGGAGACTGGAGGCCCTCAGAGACCAGATTGGCAGCTCCCTGCGACGCGGCCGGGGCCAGCCACCCCCCAGCGAGGCTGCACGGAGCCCCAGCCGCGTCCTCCCGCCCTGCTGA
- the KIF12 gene encoding kinesin-like protein KIF12 isoform X7, translating into MEKRGSPDGDPARSLEQGPEGLEGPETPIQVVLRVRPMSAAELRRGEQSALHCSGTRTLQVSPPGGGPDVAFRFGAVLDGARSQEDVFRACGVRRLGELALRGFSCTVFTFGQTGSGKTYTLTGPPPQGEGVPVPPNLAGIMQRTFAWLLDRVQHLGAPVTLRASYLEIYNEQVRDLLSLGSARPLPVRWNKTRGFYVEQLRVVEFGSLGALMELLQMGLSRRRSSAHTLNQASSRSHALLTLYISRQTMPPADPGEPPVGGKLCFVDLAGSEKVAATGSRGELMLEANSINRSLLALGHCISLLLDPQRRQSHIPFRDSKLTKLLADSLGGRGLTLMVACVSPSAQCLPETLSTLRYASRAQRVTTRPQAPKSPVAKQPPRLEIEMLQLQEENRCLRAQLGQIDPKASRLSGARVAWAQRNLYGMLQEFMLENERLRKEKSQLQSSQARARDEQRLLAQQVHELERRLLCACYGPQPRPGPAPPCPCVMVPAAPCPALPPLCCCPCCHLCPLCRAPLAHWACPRRDFHLPQVMSPKAPGDMPLCAQPPPWAPPGNPGSAKCPRERSHSDWTQTRVLAEMLMEEEVVPSAPPLPMGTPNTPPVLRGGAAVPNLARRLEALRDQIGSSLRRGRGQPPPSEAARSPSRVLPPC; encoded by the exons GTGAGCCCCCCGGGCGGCGGCCCCGACGTGGCGTTCCGCTTCGGCGCGGTGCTGGACGGGGCGCGCTCGCAGGAGGACGTGTTCCGGGCGTGCGGGGTGCGGCGCCTGGGGGAGCTGGCGCTGCGGGG CTTCTCCTGCACCGTCTTCACCTTCGGCCAGACGGGCTCCGGGAAGACCTACACCCTGACCGGGCCTCCTCCGCAG GGCGAGGGGGTGCCCGTGCCCCCCAACCTAGCTGGCATCATGCAGAGGACCTTCGCCTGGCTGTTGGACCGCGTGCAGCACCTGGGTGCACCTGTCACCCTCCGGGCCTCCTATTTGGAGATCTACAATGAGCAG GTTCGAGACCTCCTGAGCCTGGGATCTGCCCGGCCCCTGCCTGTCCGCTGGAACAAGACCCGGGGCTTCTATGTGGAGCAGCTGCGGGTGGTGGAGTTTGGGAGTCTGGGGGCCCTGATGGAACTTCTGCAAATGG GTCTCAGCCGCCGTCGGAGCTCAGCTCACACCCTGAACCAGGCCTCCAGCCGAAGCCATGCCCTGCTCACGCTCTACATCAGCCGCCAAACT ATGCCTCCAGCGGACCCCGGGGAGCCCCCCGTTGGGGGGAAGCTGTGCTTTGTAGACCTGGCTGGCAGCGAGAAGGTGGCGGCCACAGGATCCCGCGGGGAGCTGATGCTCGAGGCGAACAGCATCAACCGCAGCCTGCTGGCCCTGG GTCACTGCATCTCCCTGCTGCTGGACCCACAGCGGAGGCAGAGCCACATCCCCTTCCGGGACAGCAAGCTCACCAAGCTGCTCGCAGACTCGCTGGGGGGACGCGGGCTCACCCTCATG GTGGCCTGCGTGTccccttcagcccagtgccttcCCGAGACTCTCAGCACCCTGCGATATGCGAGCCGAGCTCAGCGGGTCACCACTCGGCCACAGGCCCCCAAG TCACCTGTGGCAAAGCAACCCCCGCGTTTGGAGATTGAGATGCTGCAGCTCCAGGAGGAGAACCGTTGCCTGCGGGCCCAACTGGGGCAAATAGACCCCAAGG cctcaAGGCTCAGTGGGGCTCGGGTGGCCTGGGCCCAGCGGAATCTCTATGGGATGCTACAGGAGTTCATGCTGGAGAACGAGAGGCTCAG gAAGGAAAAGAGCCAGCTGCAGAGTAGCCAGGCCCGGGCCCGGGATGAACAGCGCCTCCTGGCCCAGCAGGTCCACGAGCTGGAGCG GCGCCTCCTCTGTGCCTGCTACGGTCCCCAGCCACGCCCTGGCCCGGCCCCACCGTGTCCCTGTGTGATGGTGCCAGCTGCCCCGTGCCCC GCCCTGCCAcccctctgctgctgcccctgctgccaCCTCTGTCCCCTGTGCCGAGCACCCCTGGCCCACTGGGCCTGCCCACGTAGGGATTTCCACCTGCCCCAG GTGATGAGCCCTAAGGCCCCAGGTGACATGCCCCTGTGTGCCCAGCCCCCGCCCTGGGCCCCCCCAGGCAACCCTGGCTCTGCCAAGTGTCCCAGAGAAAG GAGTCATAGCGACTGGACTCAGACCCGAGTCCTGGCGGAGATGCtgatggaggaggaggtggtaccctctgcaccccccctgCCCATGGGGACCCCGAACACACCACCAGTGCTGAGag GTGGGGCTGCAGTTCCAAACCTGGCCCGGAGACTGGAGGCCCTCAGAGACCAGATTGGCAGCTCCCTGCGACGCGGCCGGGGCCAGCCACCCCCCAGCGAGGCTGCACGGAGCCCCAGCCGCGTCCTCCCGCCCTGCTGA